A region from the Janthinobacterium agaricidamnosum genome encodes:
- a CDS encoding phage portal protein, whose translation MSKARHLRGRQAESAPPAATAPAAAGIEAFSFGDPTPVLEHADILDCFECWKNGHWYEPPVNLAGLAKSFNAGVHHSSAIHFKANVLASTLIPSKYLSRDAFKRMALDFLTFGNAYLEDRPSRSGKALTYQHALAKYMRRGVDLDTYFFVNGYQAVHEFDKGRVFHLMEPDVNQELYGVPQYLSALQSAWLNEAATLFRRKYYKNGSHAGFVFYMTDAAANTQDVDNLRQAMRDSKGPGNFRNLFMYAPNGKKDGIQILPVSDVAAKDEFFNIKSVTRDDQLAAHRVPPQLMGILPNNAGGFGAVEPAARVFARNELVPLQAQFEAINEWAGVEVVRFAPYDLATGGEGAQ comes from the coding sequence TTGAGCAAAGCACGACACTTGCGCGGCCGGCAGGCCGAGAGCGCACCACCAGCGGCCACGGCGCCGGCCGCCGCCGGCATCGAGGCGTTTTCCTTCGGCGATCCGACGCCCGTGCTCGAGCACGCCGACATTCTCGACTGCTTTGAATGCTGGAAGAATGGCCACTGGTATGAGCCGCCCGTCAACCTGGCCGGCCTGGCCAAGTCCTTCAATGCCGGCGTGCACCACAGCAGCGCGATCCACTTCAAGGCCAACGTGCTGGCGTCCACGCTGATTCCCAGCAAGTACCTGTCGCGTGACGCTTTTAAACGCATGGCCCTGGACTTCCTGACGTTCGGCAATGCCTACCTGGAAGACCGGCCCAGCCGCAGCGGCAAAGCGCTGACGTACCAGCACGCCCTGGCCAAGTACATGCGGCGCGGCGTCGATCTGGATACCTACTTTTTCGTCAACGGCTACCAGGCCGTGCATGAGTTCGACAAGGGCCGCGTGTTTCACCTGATGGAACCGGACGTGAACCAGGAGCTGTACGGCGTGCCGCAGTACTTGAGCGCTTTGCAATCGGCCTGGCTCAACGAGGCGGCCACTCTGTTTCGCCGCAAGTATTACAAGAACGGCTCGCATGCGGGCTTCGTGTTCTACATGACGGACGCCGCCGCCAACACCCAGGACGTGGACAACTTGCGCCAGGCCATGCGTGACAGTAAGGGGCCGGGCAACTTCCGCAACCTGTTCATGTACGCGCCGAACGGCAAGAAGGACGGCATCCAGATACTGCCGGTGTCGGACGTGGCCGCCAAGGACGAATTTTTCAACATCAAGAGCGTCACGCGCGACGACCAACTGGCCGCGCACCGCGTGCCTCCCCAACTGATGGGCATCCTGCCGAACAATGCCGGCGGCTTCGGCGCCGTCGAACCGGCCGCGCGCGTCTTCGCGCGCAATGAACTGGTGCCGCTGCAGGCGCAGTTTGAAGCGATCAACGAGTGGGCCGGCGTGGAAGTGGTGCGCTTCGCCCCGTATGACCTGGCCACGGGCGGGGAGGGCGCGCAATGA
- a CDS encoding SOS response-associated peptidase has product MSKNRYISDMCADYTPSRKEQIEESFRIGYPLLDLPTEAWPGYMAPILRGSHEAPGDLEIAPAMFGMVPHWADHKLARQTYNARTETVGSKPSFRNAWKRKQFCIIPAANFFEPNYETGKPVRWRIERADGGPVAIAGIWEYRPADQLLSFSMLTINADGHPLMQRFHKPDDEKRMVMILDPDQYQGWLEGSLVTEQDVYRQYPTDLLVAQPDPMQPRSRAKAPTPAAPTEPGGLF; this is encoded by the coding sequence TTGAGCAAAAACCGTTATATTAGTGATATGTGCGCCGACTACACCCCCAGCCGTAAAGAGCAGATCGAAGAAAGTTTTCGGATCGGATACCCGCTACTCGACCTGCCGACCGAGGCATGGCCGGGCTACATGGCGCCCATCCTGCGCGGGTCACACGAAGCGCCCGGCGATCTAGAAATCGCCCCTGCCATGTTCGGCATGGTTCCCCACTGGGCGGACCACAAGCTGGCCCGCCAGACCTACAACGCGCGTACGGAGACGGTGGGCAGCAAGCCATCTTTCCGCAACGCATGGAAGCGCAAGCAGTTTTGCATCATCCCGGCCGCAAATTTCTTCGAACCAAATTACGAAACCGGTAAGCCCGTGCGCTGGCGCATTGAGCGCGCCGATGGCGGCCCGGTGGCGATTGCTGGCATCTGGGAATACCGGCCGGCGGATCAGCTGCTGTCGTTTTCGATGCTGACGATCAACGCCGACGGGCACCCACTGATGCAGCGTTTCCACAAGCCCGACGATGAAAAGCGCATGGTGATGATCCTGGACCCGGACCAGTACCAGGGCTGGCTGGAGGGCTCGCTGGTGACCGAACAGGATGTGTACCGGCAGTACCCTACTGACCTTCTCGTCGCGCAGCCCGACCCTATGCAGCCGCGATCCCGTGCGAAGGCGCCCACGCCGGCAGCGCCCACGGAGCCGGGCGGGCTCTTCTAG
- a CDS encoding terminase ATPase subunit family protein produces the protein MLTIEKKSEQTADEKIAELAVPESEPRRAARALYWKGWRISSIARHLGIKRSTINSWKERDEWDKAQAIEHVEASAELRLVKLIEKEVKSGSDYKEIDLLARTIVQMARVRRYEQPGGNEVDLNPKLANRNAGPKKKPTRNDFSEEQKIQLLDAFQDSLFDYQKVWYRNGDQRTRAILKSRQIGATWYFAREALADAMQTGRNQIFLSASKSQAHVFKQYIVQFAREAAGIELTGDPIVLPNGAHLYFLGTNARTAQGYHGNFYFDEFFWTQNFQELNKVASGMAIHKKWRKTYFSTPSSTTHQAYPFWMGELFNKRRAKADQVNIDVSHGRLSSGFTGEDKIWRQIVTILDAERGGCNLFDIDELRNFEYSPDQFDNLLMCNFIDDSASVFPLAELQRCMVDSWVEWDDYKPLLGLRPFGNRPVWIGYDPALNGDSAGCVVLAPPMTAGGKFRILERHQWRGQSFEDHADAIRQMTQRYNVEYIGIDTTGMGIGVLPIVRGFFPAVTALNYSPEVKTRMVLKAKNIISKGRLEFDAGWTDIAQSFMAIHKTLTPSGRHVTYVAGRSDETGHADLAWACMHALDHEPFEGTTDNHHSFMEIYS, from the coding sequence ATGCTGACAATCGAGAAAAAAAGCGAACAAACGGCCGACGAGAAAATCGCCGAATTGGCCGTGCCCGAATCCGAGCCGCGCCGTGCCGCGCGCGCCCTGTACTGGAAGGGCTGGCGCATTTCGTCCATCGCCCGGCACTTAGGGATAAAGCGCAGCACCATCAATAGCTGGAAAGAGCGCGACGAGTGGGACAAGGCGCAGGCCATCGAGCACGTTGAGGCGTCGGCCGAGCTGCGCCTGGTCAAGTTGATCGAAAAGGAGGTCAAGAGCGGCAGCGACTACAAGGAAATTGACCTGCTCGCGCGCACCATCGTGCAGATGGCGCGCGTGCGCCGCTATGAGCAGCCGGGCGGCAACGAGGTGGACCTCAATCCGAAGCTGGCGAACCGCAATGCGGGCCCGAAGAAGAAACCGACCCGCAACGACTTTAGCGAAGAACAGAAAATCCAGCTGCTCGACGCCTTCCAGGATTCGCTCTTCGACTACCAAAAGGTCTGGTATCGCAATGGCGACCAGCGCACGCGCGCCATCCTCAAGAGCCGCCAGATTGGCGCCACTTGGTATTTCGCCCGCGAGGCGCTGGCCGATGCCATGCAGACGGGCCGCAATCAGATTTTCCTGTCCGCCTCCAAGTCGCAAGCCCACGTCTTCAAGCAATACATCGTGCAGTTCGCGCGCGAGGCGGCCGGCATCGAGCTGACGGGCGACCCTATCGTGCTGCCGAACGGCGCGCACCTGTATTTCCTGGGCACCAACGCGCGCACGGCGCAGGGCTACCACGGCAATTTCTATTTCGATGAATTCTTCTGGACGCAGAATTTCCAAGAGTTGAACAAGGTGGCCTCGGGCATGGCCATCCACAAGAAATGGCGCAAGACCTACTTTTCCACGCCATCCTCGACCACGCACCAGGCGTATCCGTTCTGGATGGGCGAGCTGTTCAACAAGCGCCGCGCCAAGGCGGACCAGGTGAATATCGATGTGAGCCATGGCCGCCTCTCGTCGGGTTTCACGGGCGAGGACAAAATCTGGCGCCAGATCGTCACCATCCTGGATGCCGAGCGCGGCGGCTGCAACCTGTTCGACATCGACGAGCTGCGCAACTTCGAATACAGCCCCGACCAGTTCGACAACCTGCTGATGTGCAACTTTATCGACGACTCGGCCTCGGTCTTCCCGCTGGCCGAGCTGCAGCGCTGCATGGTCGATTCCTGGGTCGAATGGGACGACTACAAGCCGTTGCTGGGCCTGCGCCCGTTCGGCAACCGGCCCGTGTGGATCGGCTATGACCCGGCCTTGAACGGCGACAGCGCCGGCTGCGTCGTGCTGGCGCCGCCCATGACGGCCGGCGGCAAGTTCCGCATCCTGGAGCGCCACCAGTGGCGCGGGCAGAGCTTCGAAGACCACGCCGACGCCATCCGCCAGATGACCCAGCGCTACAACGTCGAATACATCGGCATCGATACCACCGGCATGGGCATCGGCGTGCTGCCCATCGTACGCGGCTTCTTCCCGGCTGTGACGGCCCTGAACTACTCGCCCGAAGTCAAAACCCGCATGGTGCTAAAAGCCAAAAACATCATCAGCAAGGGCCGGCTGGAATTTGACGCCGGCTGGACCGACATCGCGCAGTCCTTCATGGCCATCCACAAAACCCTCACCCCCAGCGGGCGGCACGTGACCTATGTCGCCGGCCGCAGCGACGAAACCGGCCACGCCGATCTGGCGTGGGCCTGCATGCACGCCCTCGATCACGAGCCATTCGAAGGCACCACCGACAACCACCACTCTTTCATGGAGATTTATTCTTGA